In the genome of Dyadobacter fermentans DSM 18053, the window GCCTCCCCCGACGCCGATCACCTTGATGATAGCCGGGTCACCGCTGCCCTCTCCATTGGGTTGGTCTTTGACGATTTCGTTCACTATATAGTCCTGGTCTAATGCGTGCAACAAGCTTTTGTTCATATCCTTTCCGGGGTTGAGTATGTGATTTTGGCTGTTTAATAATCTCCAAGACTATCGTCTTTCTTTCCGATAATGCCGGTAAAGCTATCCCAAAACGTTCCATTGCGTTTCGGCGTTTCCTTCACTTCCTTGACGGGCTCTTTCTGAACCACACTGCCTGTATTGAATGCCGTAGCTGGTTTGCAAACCGATTTCACCCGCGGGTCCACCGATTTCAGCCCTGCCCAGGCCAGGCCTATCGCCGTGTTGAACGACGAGTTGCTCACCGCATCCGCCTTGGCGGTGCGTTCGAGGTTTTCGGGGTAGCCTACGCGTACGGACATGTCCGTGATTTTTTCGAACAATGCTTCAATATCCGGAATATTCGCCGAGCCGCCCGTGAGCACCAGCCCGCCGATAAGGCGATCTGCAAAGCCCGACTTGATGATCTCCGCATACACCATCGCCGCGATTTCTTTCAAACGCTCCTCGATGATCAGCGCTACGTTCTTTTTCAATACCGGCTTCGGCTGACGGCCTGCCAGGTAGTTGATCAGGATTTCGACATTTAAAGGCACGTCGGCAGAAACCGCTGCGCCGTATTCTTTTTTCAACTGCTCCGCATTCTCAAACTGGATGCCGCAGCCTACTTCGAGGTCGGCGGTAATGTGTCGGCCGCCGATCGGGAATGAGGCGATGTGGCGGATAATGCGGTCGTGGTAAATGATCACGTCGGTGGTATGGTCGCCAATGTCGACCATCGCGATTCCGGCTTTCATCTCATTGTCGGTAAGCACGGCAAGGCTGGTCGCCAGGGGCGCCAGCACGAGCTTGTCGCATTTCAATCCCTGATCGGCATCGGCGAGGCTCTTTTTGGTACGCAAAATGGACTGGCTGTTGCCCGAAACCACGAGGAAGTTACCTCCCAGCTTGATACCCGTGCGTCCTACCGGCTCGCGTACGCCTGTGGAATTATCCACTGTGAAATCCATCGGCAGCACATGCAGCACGTCGAAGTTCGGTTCGATCTTCGCACGGTACATATCGTCTACGAGCTGGTCCACGTCCCGCTGGGTCACTTCTTCGCCCGAAGACGCCGAAGGACGGATCACGCCGTCGCTTTGCGAGCTTACTTTCACATGCGTGCCGCTGAAACTAACATTCACGA includes:
- the ftsA gene encoding cell division protein FtsA produces the protein MAHDKIVVGVDIGSTKITVVAAQGSANRRNNIEILGFSEVPVPAGAVVNGSVENIKQVGSAIKEALAEAGSRSDLDIGIVNVSFSGTHVKVSSQSDGVIRPSASSGEEVTQRDVDQLVDDMYRAKIEPNFDVLHVLPMDFTVDNSTGVREPVGRTGIKLGGNFLVVSGNSQSILRTKKSLADADQGLKCDKLVLAPLATSLAVLTDNEMKAGIAMVDIGDHTTDVIIYHDRIIRHIASFPIGGRHITADLEVGCGIQFENAEQLKKEYGAAVSADVPLNVEILINYLAGRQPKPVLKKNVALIIEERLKEIAAMVYAEIIKSGFADRLIGGLVLTGGSANIPDIEALFEKITDMSVRVGYPENLERTAKADAVSNSSFNTAIGLAWAGLKSVDPRVKSVCKPATAFNTGSVVQKEPVKEVKETPKRNGTFWDSFTGIIGKKDDSLGDY